The sequence below is a genomic window from Thermoflavifilum sp..
TATAACTGTAGCCCAACACCACAGCCAGCGCCACAGGCGAAAGATAAAAGCAGATGGGGTTAATGAAATAAGTAGTGAGCACAAACAACAAAACATTGACGGCGGTAAACAGCACCGCCTGCCGATAGGTGATCTGGCCGGTAGGCAGCTCCCGTCGGGCCGTACGTGGGTTGAGCCGGTCGTATTCCAGGTCTAAAATACGGTTGAAAGCCATGGCCGCACTCCTGGCAAACACCATACACAGCACCACCTTACCCAACAAAGCCCAGGAAAAAGGATAATGTTGCCACCGCACGGCCAGAAAATAGCCGATCAGCGCAAAAGGCATCGCAAAAATGGTGTGAGCGAACTTGACCAACGACAGATAACGTAAAACCAGGCTTTTCATATCCCTTTCAGATATCGATGAGCACTTAAATCAAATGCAGACAAACGACCCTGTGGTGAACGCATGTATTTCACCAGCACATCCCACAACACCACACCTACACTTACGGCAATATTCAACGAATGCTTCATCCCGAACTGCGGAATTTCAATGCATCCATCGACTCGATCCAGCACGGCTTGCTGCACGCCGTCCATTTCATTGCCGAACACCAGCGCTATGGGTTGGGAAAAATCGGGTACGAAATCGTGCAGGTATCTACTCCCCTCGGCCTGTTCTACCGCCCATACGGCATAGCCCTCCGCTTTCAATTGACTTACAGCCGCCGGGGTATCCGGATCGTGTTGCCAGCTCACCGTTTCGGTGGCGCCCAGTGCCGTTTTATGAATATCGCGATGGGGAGGCGTGGGCGTATAACCACAAAGCCAGAGGGCTTGAATTTGAAATGCAT
It includes:
- a CDS encoding RNA methyltransferase; this encodes MRKLTMAELGRKTVEECRQAEKLPVVVVLDQVRSMYNVGSVFRTADAFQIQALWLCGYTPTPPHRDIHKTALGATETVSWQHDPDTPAAVSQLKAEGYAVWAVEQAEGSRYLHDFVPDFSQPIALVFGNEMDGVQQAVLDRVDGCIEIPQFGMKHSLNIAVSVGVVLWDVLVKYMRSPQGRLSAFDLSAHRYLKGI